The following proteins come from a genomic window of bacterium:
- the infB gene encoding translation initiation factor IF-2 has translation MRVHELAKELNLNSKDVIKILKDNKITVKGHMSSVSDEGIKLVKDSAAKTSAGTSSAKATPQKKKQAHSGEISKKPEKKKVKEVKEDVISVEPVKAAGAEEKEKKPSKVIELDLPVSVKSLAQKINAKPNELIAKLMTMSIFASLNQMLDAETAEIVAREYGYDLLKREAKKVEPVEIEEEKKSLFEEELLEKIEDKPEDLKPRPPIVTFLGHVDHGKTTLLDYIRKTKVVSKEHGGITQHIGAYRVNSSHGSIAFLDTPGHEAFTAMRARGANVTDIAVLIIAADDGIMPQTIEAINHSKAAGVAIMVAITKVDKPTANVERVKRQLAELNLVPEDWGGEIICCEVSGITGQGVDHLLEMISLQAEILELKANPNRPAEGAVIEAKLTRDRGPIVVGLVRKGTLKKGDIIISGMYFGKVKALIDEYGKNLNSAGPSVPVEILGLAGVPEAGSEFRVVSGEKTAKIIAEHRQRKYKDELLDKRQKVTLENLYDRIKEGNSRELRIVLKCDVQGSIEAILKSIQGIDSKEVNLNIIHSGLGDINDSDIMLASASNGIVIGFHVRMSPGVKDLAKTQGVEIRHYKIIYDLINEIRLGLEGLLEPEQKEVVTGHAEVRQVFKISKIGNIAGCHVLDGYINRNSFVRVQRGDEAIFEGRIDSLKRFKDEVREVKTGFECGISIGGFKDFSEGDIVESYIIEKTVRKL, from the coding sequence TTGAGAGTACACGAACTTGCTAAAGAGTTAAATTTAAACAGTAAAGATGTTATAAAAATCCTGAAGGATAATAAAATTACTGTTAAAGGCCATATGTCTTCGGTTTCCGACGAAGGCATAAAACTGGTTAAAGATTCTGCCGCCAAAACATCTGCAGGGACATCTTCCGCCAAAGCGACGCCGCAGAAAAAGAAACAGGCGCATTCCGGTGAAATATCTAAAAAGCCGGAAAAAAAGAAAGTAAAGGAAGTAAAGGAAGATGTCATAAGCGTCGAACCCGTTAAGGCCGCCGGGGCTGAAGAAAAAGAAAAGAAACCGTCAAAGGTCATTGAACTGGACCTTCCTGTATCCGTGAAGAGCCTTGCCCAGAAAATTAATGCCAAACCGAATGAACTGATAGCAAAATTAATGACAATGAGCATATTCGCGTCCCTTAACCAGATGCTTGACGCGGAAACCGCGGAAATTGTAGCCCGCGAATACGGGTATGACCTGTTAAAAAGAGAGGCAAAGAAAGTCGAGCCGGTTGAAATAGAAGAAGAGAAGAAAAGCCTGTTTGAGGAAGAATTACTTGAAAAGATAGAAGATAAGCCCGAAGACCTGAAACCGCGGCCGCCCATTGTTACTTTTTTGGGGCATGTTGACCATGGTAAAACCACTCTCCTTGATTATATAAGGAAGACTAAGGTAGTCTCAAAGGAACACGGCGGGATAACACAGCATATAGGAGCATACAGAGTTAATTCATCCCATGGCTCTATCGCATTTTTAGACACTCCCGGACATGAAGCGTTCACCGCCATGAGGGCCAGAGGCGCTAATGTAACTGATATAGCAGTGCTGATTATTGCGGCGGATGACGGAATTATGCCCCAGACGATCGAGGCTATAAATCATTCCAAAGCCGCGGGGGTCGCTATTATGGTTGCAATTACTAAAGTTGATAAGCCTACCGCAAATGTTGAACGGGTGAAAAGGCAGCTCGCGGAATTGAATCTGGTTCCGGAAGATTGGGGCGGCGAAATCATATGTTGTGAAGTTTCCGGTATTACAGGACAGGGGGTGGATCATCTTCTCGAGATGATTTCTCTTCAGGCTGAGATCCTTGAACTTAAAGCGAATCCGAACCGCCCTGCGGAAGGGGCCGTTATTGAAGCTAAATTGACCCGTGACAGGGGACCCATAGTGGTAGGGCTGGTCAGAAAAGGGACTTTGAAAAAGGGAGATATTATTATCAGCGGTATGTATTTCGGCAAGGTAAAAGCCCTTATTGATGAATACGGTAAAAACCTTAACAGCGCGGGGCCTTCGGTTCCTGTTGAGATATTGGGATTGGCCGGAGTTCCTGAGGCAGGCTCCGAATTCCGTGTAGTTTCCGGCGAAAAAACAGCTAAGATTATCGCGGAGCACAGGCAGAGAAAATATAAAGACGAATTGCTGGATAAAAGACAGAAAGTTACCCTTGAAAACCTTTATGACCGTATTAAGGAGGGGAATTCACGGGAGCTTCGCATAGTGCTGAAATGTGATGTCCAGGGTTCAATAGAAGCTATTCTTAAATCCATACAGGGCATAGATTCTAAAGAGGTTAATCTTAATATAATCCACAGCGGACTCGGAGATATAAATGATTCTGATATAATGCTTGCCTCGGCTTCCAATGGTATAGTGATCGGTTTTCATGTGCGGATGTCGCCGGGCGTTAAAGACCTTGCCAAGACGCAGGGTGTGGAAATCCGGCATTACAAGATTATTTACGATTTGATAAATGAAATAAGGCTGGGGCTTGAGGGTTTATTGGAGCCCGAACAGAAAGAAGTAGTTACAGGACACGCTGAAGTAAGACAGGTTTTTAAAATTTCCAAGATCGGAAATATTGCGGGCTGTCATGTATTGGACGGTTATATAAACAGGAATTCCTTTGTCAGAGTCCAGCGCGGCGACGAAGCGATATTTGAGGGCAGGATTGATTCGCTTAAAAGATTTAAGGATGAGGTCAGGGAAGTTAAAACCGGTTTCGAATGCGGTATTTCTATCGGGGGTTTTAAAGATTTCTCGGAAGGTGATATTGTAGAATCTTATATAATTGAGAAAACAGTCAGGAAATTATAA
- a CDS encoding DUF503 domain-containing protein: MKIGLLQIKIEIPWALSLKDKRSAVKSLKDRISGRFNVAVSETGDMDYKNSAELSVVTVSNAAVMNDKILASVVNYVETDKNVELVDYRTERL, from the coding sequence ATGAAAATTGGGTTACTTCAGATAAAAATTGAGATTCCCTGGGCGCTATCCCTGAAAGACAAGAGAAGCGCCGTTAAGAGCCTTAAAGACAGGATATCCGGCAGGTTTAATGTGGCGGTTTCCGAAACAGGCGACATGGATTATAAGAATTCGGCGGAGCTTAGTGTGGTTACGGTGTCAAACGCGGCGGTTATGAATGATAAGATACTTGCTTCCGTGGTTAATTATGTTGAAACGGATAAAAATGTTGAACTGGTTGATTACAGGACGGAACGGTTATAA
- the rbfA gene encoding 30S ribosome-binding factor RbfA has protein sequence MSNRIPRVAQQIKQIISEIVFKQVKDPRVGFVTVSRVKLSNDLREALVFISVLGTEKQKQDTMKALKRATGFIQYNLGREMSLKFTPHIKFKYDSSLDHAFHIDEVIKEIKKGEI, from the coding sequence ATGTCAAATAGAATTCCCAGAGTCGCGCAGCAGATTAAACAGATAATATCAGAGATTGTTTTTAAACAGGTGAAAGATCCAAGGGTTGGTTTTGTGACCGTTTCGCGTGTTAAATTAAGCAATGATTTACGCGAGGCTCTTGTCTTTATAAGTGTGCTGGGTACGGAAAAGCAGAAACAGGATACAATGAAAGCATTGAAAAGGGCTACCGGGTTTATCCAGTATAATCTGGGCAGGGAAATGAGCCTGAAATTCACGCCGCATATTAAATTTAAGTATGACTCTTCATTGGATCATGCTTTTCATATCGACGAAGTGATAAAAGAGATAAAGAAGGGTGAAATCTAA
- a CDS encoding bifunctional oligoribonuclease/PAP phosphatase NrnA produces MEISHEILKGLRSIIKKSKKIAVVTHINPDGDAIGSALAMVISLQKMGKEAAGFIQDAVPENYAFLPKSGALRIVDSIPGEYDALISLDVPELDRLGKFEKDVSKFKSIINIDHHICNANYGSVNVSITAAAATAELVYELIKRLQIEIDYDIALCVYTGIVTDTGSFQYRNTTPETHKIVAELMEKGIKPENVTEEVYEAKSLSKVKLLGLALETMSFSADGQIGWLWVTIKMKDEIGSTPEDTEGFVDYARSVKGVKVAIFFEELAGNKVKISLRSKIQHVDVNKIAHKFGGGGHPSAAGTVVSGTPNEVEEMLLKVIKIEFEKSEN; encoded by the coding sequence ATGGAAATCAGCCATGAAATTTTAAAAGGCCTGAGAAGCATTATAAAGAAAAGCAAAAAAATTGCGGTGGTAACCCATATAAATCCGGACGGGGATGCCATAGGATCAGCCCTTGCGATGGTTATCAGTTTACAGAAAATGGGCAAGGAAGCCGCGGGTTTTATACAGGATGCGGTTCCCGAAAATTATGCGTTTCTTCCAAAATCGGGCGCTCTGAGGATTGTTGACTCCATACCCGGGGAATATGATGCGCTTATAAGCCTGGATGTCCCGGAACTGGACAGGCTTGGAAAGTTTGAAAAAGACGTTTCAAAGTTTAAAAGCATAATTAATATCGATCATCATATATGTAACGCCAATTACGGATCGGTCAATGTATCGATTACCGCCGCTGCCGCTACCGCGGAACTCGTGTATGAACTGATAAAAAGGCTTCAGATAGAGATCGATTATGATATTGCCCTTTGTGTTTACACGGGAATAGTTACCGATACAGGCTCTTTCCAGTACAGGAATACAACTCCCGAAACACATAAAATAGTCGCTGAATTAATGGAAAAAGGCATAAAGCCTGAAAATGTCACCGAGGAAGTATACGAGGCAAAAAGCCTGTCAAAAGTCAAATTGCTCGGATTGGCGCTTGAAACGATGAGTTTCAGCGCCGATGGGCAGATAGGCTGGTTATGGGTCACCATAAAGATGAAGGATGAGATTGGTTCAACTCCTGAAGATACTGAAGGTTTTGTGGATTATGCGAGGTCCGTAAAGGGGGTTAAAGTGGCGATCTTTTTCGAGGAGCTTGCCGGTAATAAAGTTAAAATCAGCCTCAGGTCAAAGATACAGCACGTTGACGTGAATAAAATCGCGCATAAATTCGGCGGCGGCGGCCATCCGTCAGCCGCGGGGACGGTTGTTTCGGGGACCCCCAACGAAGTTGAAGAAATGCTGCTGAAGGTGATTAAAATCGAATTTGAAAAAAGCGAGAATTAA
- the truB gene encoding tRNA pseudouridine(55) synthase TruB, producing the protein MNGILIINKPAGPTSHDIVSAVRKKLDLKKVGHAGTLDPMARGVLIVLVGKATKLSSVFLSSDKTYIAKIRLGTLTDTFDLAGTVKSVCDVPDLTEKHIDDVLAGFEGEIFQLPPMYSAKKVKGRKLYEMARKGIEVERNPEKVRIYEIKRLDYLKPDLTIKVSCSKGTYIRALAYDIGRVFGCNACIADLQRVKSGKFSINEAIPFEKFKLMDRTEIEGSKYFLSKNNENFENIKKS; encoded by the coding sequence TTGAACGGAATTTTGATTATCAATAAGCCCGCCGGCCCGACATCCCATGATATTGTTTCCGCCGTACGGAAAAAACTGGATTTAAAGAAAGTGGGGCATGCGGGAACCCTGGACCCTATGGCGCGCGGCGTATTGATAGTATTGGTCGGCAAAGCGACAAAATTGTCTTCCGTGTTTCTTTCCTCGGATAAAACTTACATAGCTAAAATAAGGCTTGGGACGTTAACGGATACATTTGATCTGGCCGGAACAGTTAAATCTGTTTGCGATGTCCCCGATCTTACCGAAAAGCATATCGATGATGTCCTGGCCGGGTTTGAAGGAGAAATTTTTCAACTGCCGCCGATGTATTCGGCAAAGAAAGTAAAAGGCAGAAAACTGTATGAAATGGCGAGGAAAGGGATTGAAGTGGAAAGAAATCCCGAAAAGGTTAGAATTTATGAAATAAAGAGGCTGGATTATCTGAAACCCGACCTTACGATAAAGGTTTCTTGCTCAAAGGGGACATATATAAGGGCTTTAGCGTATGACATCGGCAGGGTTTTCGGCTGTAATGCGTGTATCGCGGATTTGCAGAGGGTGAAAAGCGGGAAATTTTCCATTAATGAGGCGATTCCATTTGAGAAATTCAAATTGATGGACAGGACAGAGATTGAAGGGTCAAAATATTTTTTGAGTAAGAATAATGAAAATTTTGAAAACATTAAAAAAAGTTAA
- a CDS encoding bifunctional riboflavin kinase/FAD synthetase, with protein sequence MKILKTLKKVKFHKATALTLGFFDGVHKGHRMIISGTVEYARKHGLVSVVYTFLPSKTWKCPFARKGPLLTSVDHRLKLIEDIGVDYCYLQDFTKVFASISAADFLDKVLFPKFRPEYICIGSNFRFGKNQKGTAMMMRQTAAKKGIRLKIEKPLRLDGRNVSSSRIRILVESGRIEEASEYLGRPYSVLGTVISGKGLGRRIGFPTANLDPHNEAIPPLGVYATRTRINGKIFDSVTNIGKFKYNRIIEAHIFDFRKNITGKDIEVLFFKKLRPEMRFSSSDTLSAQIRKDCYKARNLLRSKELSYKK encoded by the coding sequence ATGAAAATTTTGAAAACATTAAAAAAAGTTAAATTCCATAAGGCCACAGCCCTGACACTGGGGTTTTTTGACGGTGTTCATAAAGGCCACAGGATGATTATATCCGGAACAGTCGAATACGCCAGAAAACACGGACTTGTTTCCGTGGTTTATACTTTCCTGCCGTCAAAAACATGGAAATGCCCTTTTGCCAGGAAAGGGCCTTTGCTTACCTCCGTTGACCACAGGCTTAAGCTTATAGAAGATATAGGCGTCGATTATTGTTATCTGCAGGATTTCACAAAGGTTTTTGCCTCTATAAGCGCTGCTGATTTTCTGGATAAAGTGTTATTCCCGAAATTCAGGCCGGAGTATATCTGTATCGGTTCAAATTTCCGTTTTGGAAAGAATCAGAAAGGCACCGCGATGATGATGCGGCAAACGGCCGCAAAGAAGGGAATCAGGTTAAAAATAGAGAAACCGCTCCGTTTAGACGGCAGAAATGTAAGCAGCAGCAGAATAAGAATTCTGGTTGAGTCCGGCAGGATAGAAGAAGCTTCAGAATATCTGGGGAGGCCTTATTCCGTCCTTGGGACAGTTATCAGCGGCAAAGGACTGGGCCGCAGGATTGGTTTTCCTACGGCTAACCTGGATCCTCACAATGAAGCGATTCCGCCTCTCGGCGTTTATGCGACCAGGACAAGAATAAACGGGAAAATATTTGATTCGGTTACTAATATAGGCAAATTTAAATATAACAGGATAATAGAAGCTCATATCTTTGATTTCAGGAAAAATATTACAGGAAAAGACATCGAAGTCCTGTTTTTTAAGAAGTTAAGGCCTGAAATGAGATTTTCATCATCGGATACGCTGTCGGCGCAGATCAGGAAGGATTGTTATAAAGCGCGTAACCTGTTGCGGTCGAAAGAATTATCTTATAAAAAATAA
- the rpsO gene encoding 30S ribosomal protein S15, whose amino-acid sequence MGNKVVKKKKIIADFRRSDKDTGSAEVQIALITERINELTEHLRIHKKDHNSRRGLLKLVGQRRSLLDYLLSKNPSKYKDLISKLNLRK is encoded by the coding sequence ATGGGGAACAAAGTAGTGAAAAAGAAAAAAATAATAGCGGATTTCAGGAGAAGCGACAAAGATACAGGTTCTGCGGAAGTGCAGATTGCCCTTATCACGGAAAGGATCAATGAACTGACAGAACATTTAAGGATTCATAAGAAAGACCATAACAGCAGAAGAGGCTTGTTGAAATTAGTGGGGCAGAGAAGGAGTCTTCTTGATTATCTATTGTCAAAAAATCCTTCAAAATATAAAGATTTAATTTCTAAACTGAATCTGCGCAAATAA
- the pnp gene encoding polyribonucleotide nucleotidyltransferase — protein MFKQVKLEVGGKTLIIETGKIAKQADGAVTVTCGDTVVLVTAVSGTSIREGIDFFPLTVDYRENSYAAGKFPGGYIKREGRPTEKEILTARFTDRSIRPLFPEGYFYEVQVVGAVLSADSENNPDILTVIGASAALTVSDIPFAGPIGCVRVCRLGQEFIVNPTYSQATDSDMELVVAGTSEAVMMVEGGSQEVSEEDLLRAISTGHEQIRAICKVQEELAKALNVKKRDVELLQISEDIYDGIKKSVSKNIREAIFIKSKKDREKALKALFTAAVEPLREKYPEAKEFDYTMAFKKIQKEVMRGIILDEGLRADGRKLKDIRPITCETGLMPRTHGSALFTRGETQSLAITTLGTAEDVQKYEGFEGDKEKTFMLHYNFPPFSTGECRPMRGPGRREIGHGHLAERAIASILPEQYPYTIRVVSDILESNGSSSMATVCASSLSMMAAGVPVKASLAGIAMGLIKEGEKEAILSDILGLEDFLGDMDFKVAGTEKGITGFQMDIKVKGISEDTMKAALSQAREGRLKILSEMNKCISEPEKDISEYAPRIETITIDTDKIGLVIGPGGKMIKEIIKETGAEININDSGVVQIASSDKQSIAKAMDWIAKITADIEIGKIYKATVKDIRDFGCIVDILPGKDGLVHISRLADYRVNKVSDICKVGDEMYVKVMEKDEKGRFVLSRKDALRQLKDKKEAE, from the coding sequence ATGTTTAAACAGGTGAAACTTGAAGTGGGCGGAAAGACTTTAATTATAGAAACAGGTAAAATTGCCAAACAGGCTGACGGGGCCGTTACCGTGACCTGCGGCGATACGGTAGTTTTGGTGACGGCCGTATCAGGCACTTCGATAAGAGAGGGTATTGATTTCTTCCCTTTGACTGTCGATTACCGTGAAAATTCCTATGCCGCCGGAAAATTTCCGGGAGGATATATCAAGAGGGAAGGAAGGCCTACCGAAAAGGAAATCTTAACGGCAAGGTTTACAGACAGGTCCATAAGGCCTTTATTCCCGGAAGGTTACTTTTACGAAGTCCAGGTTGTAGGGGCTGTTTTATCGGCGGATTCCGAAAACAATCCTGATATCCTGACAGTCATCGGGGCTTCTGCGGCTTTAACGGTATCTGATATTCCTTTTGCCGGCCCGATTGGATGTGTCAGAGTATGCAGGCTGGGACAGGAATTTATTGTTAATCCCACATACAGCCAGGCTACGGACAGCGACATGGAACTTGTTGTAGCAGGCACATCGGAAGCGGTGATGATGGTTGAAGGCGGATCTCAGGAAGTCTCGGAGGAAGACCTGCTCAGAGCGATAAGCACAGGCCATGAGCAGATAAGAGCTATATGCAAGGTTCAGGAAGAGCTGGCAAAGGCGCTTAACGTCAAAAAAAGAGATGTTGAACTCCTTCAAATCAGCGAAGACATATATGACGGCATTAAAAAAAGTGTTTCGAAAAATATAAGGGAAGCTATCTTTATAAAATCGAAAAAAGACAGGGAAAAAGCTTTAAAGGCGCTTTTTACCGCGGCGGTGGAACCTCTCAGGGAAAAATATCCCGAAGCAAAAGAATTTGATTATACAATGGCGTTTAAAAAGATACAGAAGGAAGTAATGAGAGGGATCATTCTTGATGAAGGGCTGAGAGCCGACGGAAGAAAATTAAAAGATATCCGGCCGATAACATGTGAAACGGGCCTGATGCCCAGGACACACGGTTCAGCATTGTTTACGCGCGGAGAAACCCAATCCCTTGCGATAACTACTCTGGGCACGGCGGAAGATGTTCAGAAGTATGAGGGTTTTGAAGGCGATAAGGAAAAAACTTTTATGCTCCATTATAATTTCCCTCCTTTCAGCACAGGTGAATGCCGTCCTATGAGAGGGCCGGGAAGAAGAGAGATAGGGCATGGCCATCTTGCCGAAAGAGCCATAGCGAGCATTCTTCCCGAACAGTATCCGTATACGATAAGGGTTGTCTCGGATATACTTGAGTCCAACGGGTCTTCCTCAATGGCTACGGTTTGCGCAAGTTCCCTGTCTATGATGGCTGCGGGTGTTCCCGTAAAAGCATCCCTGGCGGGAATTGCGATGGGCCTGATAAAAGAAGGCGAAAAGGAAGCTATCCTCTCTGATATCCTCGGACTGGAAGATTTTCTCGGAGATATGGATTTTAAGGTTGCCGGCACGGAAAAAGGCATTACCGGTTTCCAGATGGATATTAAAGTAAAGGGAATTTCCGAAGACACCATGAAAGCCGCGTTAAGCCAGGCTCGCGAAGGAAGATTAAAGATTCTTTCCGAGATGAATAAATGCATTTCAGAACCCGAAAAAGATATTTCCGAGTATGCCCCCAGGATAGAGACTATAACCATAGACACTGATAAGATCGGGCTTGTTATCGGGCCCGGCGGGAAAATGATAAAGGAAATCATCAAAGAAACCGGGGCTGAAATAAATATCAATGACAGCGGGGTTGTGCAGATAGCTTCTTCCGACAAGCAGAGCATAGCAAAAGCCATGGATTGGATTGCGAAGATCACCGCCGATATTGAAATCGGTAAAATATATAAAGCTACGGTGAAAGACATCCGGGATTTCGGCTGTATAGTTGATATCCTTCCGGGTAAGGACGGACTGGTGCACATCTCTAGGCTTGCCGATTACAGGGTTAATAAGGTTTCCGACATATGCAAGGTTGGAGACGAAATGTATGTCAAGGTTATGGAAAAAGACGAAAAAGGCCGGTTTGTGCTCAGCAGGAAAGACGCTTTAAGGCAGTTAAAAGATAAAAAAGAAGCAGAATAA
- the dut gene encoding dUTP diphosphatase yields the protein MKHIRIKVKALKHAEGLQSPEYMSAEASGMDLYAAVDSDRELEPGAIFLVPTGICVSIPVGYEAQVRPRSGLSLKYGISIVNSPGTIDSDYRGEIGIILINLGKDTFLIKRGMRIAQLVLQEVIRGDIEIVESLDETKRNSGGFGHTGH from the coding sequence TTGAAACATATCAGAATAAAGGTGAAAGCGTTAAAACACGCTGAAGGGCTTCAGTCGCCTGAATATATGAGCGCCGAAGCCAGCGGTATGGATTTATATGCCGCTGTAGACAGTGACAGGGAGTTAGAGCCCGGCGCCATCTTTCTTGTGCCCACAGGCATATGCGTATCAATACCCGTGGGTTATGAAGCGCAGGTGAGGCCCAGAAGCGGCTTGTCGCTTAAATATGGGATAAGCATTGTGAATTCCCCGGGTACCATAGACTCTGATTATCGCGGTGAAATAGGAATTATCTTAATAAACCTTGGAAAAGATACATTCCTGATAAAAAGAGGCATGAGAATCGCGCAATTGGTCCTTCAGGAAGTAATACGCGGCGACATTGAAATTGTTGAATCCCTTGACGAAACAAAGCGGAATTCCGGCGGTTTCGGCCACACAGGGCACTGA
- a CDS encoding DNA translocase FtsK translates to MAARKQDNKTDRLEIAAIVLSVITVFLLFSFLSYDYEDISANVSNPNSPAVNKVGIIGAYTAYSMIFILGFSSYLIPVMTGAWAVVLFRKKEIEYLKIAYCVLILILMSAIFHNSSILRSASEKVLGQGLPGGVLGQAFAAITVKYLSFIGGNILIVSILLITLFLLTEVQAYPILKGVYKGIQVILDFLKSVFLERPSASKETGILKGPESKEGIFKFPHKDKEKNGAAEKKPVISPEKIKINHTTLPEKMLNGKKTAPAAENGNLFKGTGKTAVYENKDNREALQQKTKQGPDLPILSSTGEKKYQLPDIPLFDDPVPVESGTKDELQKNAEILVQTLSNFGIEVGVEEITRGPAVTRYEIKPAPGVGVSKIKSKEHDIALAMSASSIRIVAPIPGKAAVGIEVPNKNRAVVTMKEIILSENYKYFEGNIPLVIGKDVGGSPVIGDLSQMPHILIAGATGSGKTICINAIIMSILMSKTPDEIKMLLIDPKMVELKKYNGIPHLVSPVVTSAKKSITGLNWAVKEMEKRFDLFSKVGVNDIVRFNTRDPDMISGHEELAEEEIPPRLPYIVIIIDELADLMMTSSSDVEGSIVRLAQLSRAVGIHLVIATQRPSVDVITGLIKANFPVRIAFAVSSKVDSRTILDGNGAETLLGKGDLLYNPPGSSKLIRAQGTMVSDSEIRNVISHWKKNSADEKVEDIISAVETTAGGPIDFEDDLYDEAVKLILEHGQASASVLQRRLRIGYARAARLVDIMESNGIVGPQRGSKPREILVDSPKDLNIIEGTKDSDDSQNRDMT, encoded by the coding sequence ATGGCTGCAAGAAAACAAGATAACAAAACTGATCGGCTTGAGATTGCAGCGATAGTATTATCTGTGATAACCGTCTTTCTTCTTTTCTCTTTTTTGTCATACGATTATGAGGATATAAGCGCTAATGTTTCCAACCCGAATTCGCCCGCGGTCAACAAGGTGGGCATAATCGGCGCTTATACGGCCTATTCCATGATTTTTATTCTCGGTTTTTCATCTTATTTAATTCCCGTGATGACCGGAGCATGGGCCGTAGTCTTATTCAGAAAAAAGGAAATCGAATATCTCAAAATAGCTTATTGCGTCCTGATACTGATTCTGATGTCCGCAATATTTCATAACTCCTCAATCCTTCGTTCAGCTTCGGAAAAAGTGCTCGGGCAGGGGCTTCCCGGGGGCGTGCTCGGACAGGCATTTGCCGCAATAACAGTAAAATACCTGAGTTTTATAGGCGGAAATATACTGATAGTATCGATTTTGCTGATAACTTTATTCCTGCTTACAGAGGTACAGGCATACCCGATATTAAAGGGTGTATATAAAGGGATACAGGTTATATTGGATTTTCTTAAGTCAGTTTTCCTTGAGAGGCCTTCTGCCTCCAAAGAAACAGGGATATTAAAAGGTCCCGAGTCAAAAGAAGGAATATTCAAGTTCCCGCATAAGGATAAAGAAAAAAACGGCGCCGCAGAGAAGAAACCTGTTATTTCTCCGGAAAAGATAAAAATAAACCACACGACATTACCGGAAAAAATGCTTAACGGTAAAAAAACAGCGCCGGCCGCTGAAAACGGTAATCTGTTTAAAGGAACCGGTAAAACCGCTGTTTATGAAAACAAAGATAATAGAGAGGCCCTTCAGCAGAAAACAAAGCAGGGACCGGACTTGCCGATATTGTCTTCGACCGGAGAAAAAAAATACCAGCTTCCGGATATCCCTTTATTTGACGATCCCGTTCCTGTCGAATCGGGAACAAAAGATGAATTACAGAAAAATGCCGAGATATTAGTGCAAACATTATCTAACTTTGGAATCGAGGTGGGGGTGGAGGAAATAACCAGGGGCCCCGCTGTGACGCGATATGAAATAAAGCCGGCGCCGGGAGTGGGCGTCAGCAAAATAAAATCCAAAGAGCACGACATAGCTTTAGCCATGAGCGCATCCAGCATAAGGATAGTCGCTCCCATTCCGGGAAAAGCGGCCGTGGGAATTGAAGTGCCCAATAAAAACCGGGCCGTAGTAACAATGAAAGAGATAATATTGTCCGAAAATTACAAGTATTTTGAGGGCAATATACCTCTTGTAATAGGTAAAGATGTGGGAGGTTCTCCGGTTATCGGCGATCTTTCCCAGATGCCCCATATCCTTATTGCGGGAGCCACAGGTTCGGGTAAAACCATATGTATCAACGCGATAATAATGTCGATCCTTATGAGCAAAACGCCTGATGAAATTAAAATGCTTTTGATAGACCCTAAAATGGTGGAACTCAAAAAATATAACGGTATTCCGCATCTGGTTTCTCCGGTTGTTACCAGCGCGAAAAAATCAATTACCGGTTTAAACTGGGCTGTTAAAGAGATGGAAAAGAGGTTTGATTTATTTTCAAAAGTCGGAGTCAACGATATAGTCAGGTTTAACACGCGGGACCCTGATATGATTTCGGGGCATGAGGAACTGGCGGAAGAAGAAATTCCGCCGAGACTGCCTTACATTGTGATAATAATCGACGAGTTAGCGGATCTGATGATGACATCTTCAAGCGATGTCGAAGGTTCGATTGTAAGGCTTGCCCAGTTATCGAGGGCCGTGGGGATACACCTTGTCATAGCTACTCAAAGGCCTTCGGTTGATGTTATTACCGGCCTGATAAAAGCCAATTTCCCCGTGAGAATAGCATTTGCAGTCTCCAGTAAAGTTGATTCGAGAACAATCCTTGACGGGAATGGAGCTGAAACTCTTCTGGGAAAGGGAGACCTTCTTTATAATCCTCCCGGCAGTTCGAAATTAATACGCGCCCAGGGGACTATGGTCTCAGATTCCGAGATAAGGAATGTTATAAGCCACTGGAAAAAAAATTCCGCGGATGAAAAGGTCGAGGATATCATTTCGGCTGTTGAGACAACGGCGGGCGGCCCCATAGATTTTGAAGATGATCTGTATGATGAAGCCGTCAAATTGATTCTGGAACATGGCCAGGCGTCGGCTTCTGTGCTGCAAAGAAGGTTGAGAATAGGTTATGCGAGAGCTGCGAGGCTCGTAGATATCATGGAATCCAACGGTATTGTCGGCCCGCAGCGCGGGAGCAAGCCGCGTGAAATACTTGTTGATTCACCGAAAGACCTGAATATTATTGAAGGGACAAAAGATTCGGATGACAGCCAAAACCGGGACATGACATAA